The Meleagris gallopavo isolate NT-WF06-2002-E0010 breed Aviagen turkey brand Nicholas breeding stock chromosome 20, Turkey_5.1, whole genome shotgun sequence DNA window CTTGTCCTCCCCACATACCCTTGGCAGCAGCCAACCCTTTGGCACTGtggggagcagagggaggatGCACACAAAGCAAAGCTTCTCCAGCACCCTGTTAGCCACACATCCTGCCCTCTTGTGCCTGGTGCTGGGGCACAGCAGTGGGACAGCAACACCTCCCCACAGCCCAGAAAGCTGACCTTGGCGGCGATGCCACTGCGGCCACCATCAACCACTCACTGAcgctgctgcagaggctgcaggagctgctgcagaatgGCAACAGCAGCGACTCGGTGCTGCGGGTGCGCACGGCCGCCTCTGATGAGGCCAAGGTCTTCCACAcccaccagctgctgctcagcctccAGAGTGAGGTCTTCGAGGGGCTCCTGCGCAATCAGAGTGTTGTCACCCTGCATGAGCCGCCTGAAACTGCTGCGCTCTTTGAGAAGTTCATCAGGTGCGTGGGGAGCCCAAGGGATGGGGATGCCCATGGGAGGGATGCCGACAAGGAGGGAGGTGTTCctatggggacagtgggaaCTCCAGGGGAAAGGGATGCCCAGAGGGATGCTCCCTTCAGTTCCACAAGGACCCAGTGGGAAGGAGACATCAAGAGGGATGGAGCCAACTGGGTAGGGTGTCCCAGGATGGGGATGCTGGGAGGGATGTAGCCAAGGAAGGATGTCCTCTCAGGGGCCCtatgggatgggaaggatgcaGCCAAAGAAGGACGATGCTCTCTCAGGGACCAGTGGGTTGGGAATAGAAACAGAGAACAGCAGTGTCACCACCCCACGCTCCACTCCAGGTACCTGTACTGTGGAGGGGTGTCCCTCCTACTGCACCAAGCCATTCCCCTGCACCAGCTGGCCAGCAAGTACCGGGTTTGGGGCTGCAGCGTGGCGTGGCCGACTACATGAGGAGCCACCTGGCCAGCGAGTCGAGCCAGGGCCACGTGGTGGGCTGGTACCACTACGCTGCACGCATCGGGGACACGGCGCTGCaggagagctgcctgcagttCCTGGCCTGGAACCTGTCGTCCGTGCTCGGCAGCGCCGAGTGGGCTTCGGTCAgcgtggagctgctgctgctgctgctggagcgcTCCGACCTGGTGCTGCACAGCGAGCTGGAGCTCTACACCGCTGTGGAGGCCTGGCTGGCCCGGCGGCAGCCCGAGGACGCTGTGGCTGAGCGGGTGCTGCGTGCCATCCGTTACCCCATGATCGCACCCAGCCAGCTGTTCCGGCTGCAGACGCAGTCAGTGGTGCTGGTGCGGCACTACAGCGCGGTGCAGGACCTGCTCTTCCAGGCCTTCCAGTTCCACGCCGCGTCCCCTCTGCACTTTGCCAAGTACTTCGACGTCAACTGCAGCATGTTTCTGCCCCGCAACTACCTCGCACCCAGCTGGGGCTCCCAGTGGGTCATCAACAACCCGGCACGGGATGACCGCAGCACCAGCTTCCAGACCCAGCTTGGGCCCAGCAGCCACGACTCCGGCAAGCGGGTGACCTGGAACGTGCTCTTCTCTCCACGCTGGCTGCCCGTCAGCCTGCGCCCCGTCTACTCAGACTCGGTGTCCAGCGCCATCCAACCGGTGCGCATCGAGGACGGCCGCCCGCGCCTCGTTGTCACCCCGGCCACCAGCAGCCCCGACTTTGCTGGTGTCAGCTTCCAGAAGACGGTGCTGGTGGGTGTGCGGCAGCAGGGCCGCATCTTTGTTAAGCATGCCTACAGCTTCCACCAGAGCTCGGATGAGACGGCTGACTTCCTTGCCCACGCCGACCTGCAGAAGCGCACCTCCGAGTACCTCATCGACAACGCCCTGCACCTGCACATCATCATCAAGCCTGTCTACCACTCCCTCATCAAGGTGAAGAAGTAGTGGAGCTGTGGGCACGGGGCTCTGCCTCTTTGTCCCCTCTCTGTAGGTAGATGGGGCCCCTCCGCTGCTTGCCTCTTCCTGCTGTCCCCACTGCCATCCCTGGGTGCCTGCGGGGAGCACAGCGAATGTGCAACCACGTggcatggggacacagggacgGCCCCTGCAGTGCCACCTCTGCACCGACGTGGCTGGAGCTTGGGGTGTGGTGGGATGGGGGTCCAGCTGCCTCCCCCAGCAGAGGACACTTGTGGAGCACGGCGCCTTGTTCCTGCCTGGGTGTCTTTCACCTCCTTcctaataaaagcagaaaatgagtgCAGGGAGCGTGGGGCATCTTTGGGTATCCCCTGTGCCTTGGGATGGATGGGCGCAGGGCCGCATCAGCTGTCACACCACTCCTAGTCTTCATGCACTTCCTTTTAATGCTCCAAAAGGATAAACCTCAGCTCCTGTGCCGCTCTGCTGAGCCACGGAGGTGCTGAGCAGCCGCACAGTcactgcccagcacagctgtgtgtgtcCCACGGGGAGTTTTGGTCAGCCGGccccagcagggctggcactgcGGGCTACGTAGGGCGTCGAGGTGGGCAGGACGGGTGCTCAGCCCACTGCTTGGCACGAGGATGGCTGTGCTTCAGCAGGGAGCTCGGCTCAGCACTGGGGGTTCCACCTGTCCTTGCTGGAGGTCCTTGGGCCAATCGCCACGATGCAGCTGAGCGCTGGGTGCTGACCCTGCCTGGAGCTGGGGAGATGGACAGAAATGAGTCTCCTGATGCTCTCATCAGGGTGGGGTGCTGCTGCCACCTACCCCGTGCTTGGCGACCTCGAagggctgcagctgcctctttctccttttggcATCCAGAGgctcttccctctcctccagCTTTTTGCACACTCACAGTCAGGCGCCTGGGGAGGGGCCGGGCTGGATGGCCCCCAGGAGGGTGGCTGTTCCCTCCAGGCTGTCCCTGCTGGCAACACGCCTCGGTTCGGGGGCATTTGGCACACGGGACTGACACGGAGTGGCCACGGCCACGATGCTTTTGGCGCTGCTCAATGTCTCCTCCGCGGCGCAGCGGCACCGTCAGCGCAGCACAGCCGCTCGCCTGCCCCCGGTACTGTGGGCGTGCTGTGCTCACCTCTGCGGCGCGGGGCGCCCGGTGCTGGCTGAAGGGTTGCACGGCAGCGGCTGGGAAGTGCCGGGAGCCACCCTGGAGCAGGGAGTGGGAGCGCAGCTCTGCgttgtgcagctgcagctggtgcAGGCGGCACAGCAGGGCCAGCACCTCCtgatgctgcacagagctgctcctgcgCTGCACGGCCTCCTCCAGCCGCCgggtgtgctgctggctctgttGGAAGCGCCgctccagctctgcctgtggACGCACCCCCGGGTCATCCCCCTTCCCAGGGGTCAGCATCCCTGCTAGAGGGCCACCAATCTGCCTGGCCCTTTGCCCTCTGCACGCATCCCAGTGCTCTGGGGTGAGTGGTGCTGCTAGGCAGGGACTCCtcaagctcagctccctgcagatGTGGGGTTAAGCTGTGGATGCTGCATTTGGGGCTCCCGCACCTTCTGCTCCTGGAGTCTGCCCTGCTTCTCCACCAGTGCCATGAAGCTCTCCCGTGCTGTGATCACGTTGGGTGGTTCTGGCACATCCGTGTCCgttttcctcctgctctccctGGGCCCCCCTGGCTTCCCTTGCCCCTCCTTGCCCCAGCGCCATGTTCTCCTCttccagctgcaggaggaattTTGGGGTCTCAGTGACACAGCCCAGTTCTCTGGGGACCCCACCTGCACCCACATACCGAGTGATTATGCGGAGGTGCCGGGCAGCTGCCAGCCgggtgtgcagtgctgtgccctcCAGCTGAACCAAGTGCTGGCACAGGGCTGCCTGCTCACGGCAAGCATTGAGCAGCTTGTCCCGCAGCTGGACCTGGGCTGGGAATATGGGTGTCAGCACCAAGCCCTGCAACTCTGGGGCAGCACAGTGGGGCCAGGCATACCCTGGGTGTAGCGGATGGCACGGTGCTTGCCTGGCCCTGGTGCGGTGTACAGCTGGTGCTTGAGGTGCTGGATGTCCTCACGCAGGTTGGCCACAATTCTGCCACGGGGTGAGTTGCTGAGCAGGTTGTGCTTCACCTGAAATGGGCATAGTGTGAGCATCTCACTGCCTCAGCACAGCACATCCCCAGCTCGGGTCCCTGAGCACCGTGTGACTGCGCAGCAGGGACAGGCTCTTATGCCCTCCCTGCTGGGGAccagggctgctcagggaggggACAGGAGGATGCTGGCAGGAGGTGGGATGGTGTCCACCCTCCCGGTCCCACCGTGGGATGGATGCTTTTGGCGCGCTGGGCGTAGGTGAGCGTGCTGCGGGACTCCTCaaaggcagtgctggcagggctgATGTGGGCGATCATCACCGTGTGGCTGTTAT harbors:
- the BTBD17 gene encoding LOW QUALITY PROTEIN: BTB/POZ domain-containing protein 17 (The sequence of the model RefSeq protein was modified relative to this genomic sequence to represent the inferred CDS: inserted 1 base in 1 codon), encoding MQKPQCVPAAQRAVAAHGAGAVRRQRAAATPHCARGSLEHDALGRGAGGRGGMGWIGAGSRSLGNGGSQFPPIDVAVRAGGARGLHKRPSGTARPGRCETMARLTGTRPPAARRWGCAATAFLLLLLTVQAAQKADLGGDATAATINHSLTLLQRLQELLQNGNSSDSVLRVRTAASDEAKVFHTHQLLLSLQSEVFEGLLRNQSVVTLHEPPETAALFEKFIRYLYCGGVSLLLHQAIPLHQLASKYRVXGLQRGVADYMRSHLASESSQGHVVGWYHYAARIGDTALQESCLQFLAWNLSSVLGSAEWASVSVELLLLLLERSDLVLHSELELYTAVEAWLARRQPEDAVAERVLRAIRYPMIAPSQLFRLQTQSVVLVRHYSAVQDLLFQAFQFHAASPLHFAKYFDVNCSMFLPRNYLAPSWGSQWVINNPARDDRSTSFQTQLGPSSHDSGKRVTWNVLFSPRWLPVSLRPVYSDSVSSAIQPVRIEDGRPRLVVTPATSSPDFAGVSFQKTVLVGVRQQGRIFVKHAYSFHQSSDETADFLAHADLQKRTSEYLIDNALHLHIIIKPVYHSLIKVKK
- the KIF19 gene encoding kinesin-like protein KIF19 isoform X2 yields the protein MASMQVPVLLSLHPCPLCPILTSHVLQVALRIRPMSVAELQRGARPIAHRLDEQVVVLRDPMQNSDNVLHASRSREKSYVFDAAFDSTSTQETVYRATTRGLIASVISGCNATIFAYGPTGCGKTYTMLGTDSEPGICARALGDLFHAIKECSSDAEHEVSMSYLEIYNEVIWDLLSPSPHSLQLREDSRGTVRVVGITELSASSTEEVLQLLLRGNQQRTQEPTAANRTSSRSHAVLQVTVRGRGLRRGRLQLIDLAGSERAAWTQNCGQRMKEGAHINRSLLALGNCIKALSKPAGSAHVNYRDSKLTRLLKDSLGDNSHTVMIAHISPASTAFEESRSTLTYAQRAKSIHPTVKHNLLSNSPRGRIVANLREDIQHLKHQLYTAPGPGKHRAIRYTQAQVQLRDKLLNACREQAALCQHLVQLEGTALHTRLAAARHLRIITRWKRRTWRWGKEGQGKPGGPRESRRKTDTDVPEPPNVITARESFMALVEKQGRLQEQKAELERRFQQSQQHTRRLEEAVQRRSSSVQHQEVLALLCRLHQLQLHNAELRSHSLLQGGSRHFPAAAVQPFSQHRAPRAAEVSTARPQYRGQASGCAALTVPLRRGGDIEQRQKHRGRGHSVSVPCAKCPRTEACCQQGQPGGNSHPPGGHPARPLPRRLTVSVQKAGGEGRASGCQKEKEAAAALRGRQARAPGRVSTQRSAASWRLAQGPPARTGGTPSAEPSSLLKHSHPRAKQWAEHPSCPPRRPT
- the KIF19 gene encoding kinesin-like protein KIF19 isoform X1, translated to MASMQVPVLLSLHPCPLCPILTSHVLQVALRIRPMSVAELQRGARPIAHRLDEQVVVLRDPMQNSDNVLHASRSREKSYVFDAAFDSTSTQETVYRATTRGLIASVISGCNATIFAYGPTGCGKTYTMLGTDSEPGICARALGDLFHAIKECSSDAEHEVSMSYLEIYNEVIWDLLSPSPHSLQLREDSRGTVRVVGITELSASSTEEVLQLLLRGNQQRTQEPTAANRTSSRSHAVLQVTVRGRGLRRGRLQLIDLAGSERAAWTQNCGQRMKEGAHINRSLLALGNCIKALSKPAGSAHVNYRDSKLTRLLKDSLGDNSHTVMIAHISPASTAFEESRSTLTYAQRAKSIHPTVKHNLLSNSPRGRIVANLREDIQHLKHQLYTAPGPGKHRAIRYTQAQVQLRDKLLNACREQAALCQHLVQLEGTALHTRLAAARHLRIITRWKRRTWRWGKEGQGKPGGPRESRRKTDTDVPEPPNVITARESFMALVEKQGRLQEQKAELERRFQQSQQHTRRLEEAVQRRSSSVQHQEVLALLCRLHQLQLHNAELRSHSLLQGGSRHFPAAAVQPFSQHRAPRAAEVSTARPQYRGQASGCAALTVPLRRGGDIEQRQKHRGRGHSVSVPCAKCPRTEACCQQGQPGGNSHPPGGHPARPLPRRLTVSVQKAGGEGRASGCQKEKEAAAALRGRQARGRWQQHPTLMRASGDSFLSISPAPGRVSTQRSAASWRLAQGPPARTGGTPSAEPSSLLKHSHPRAKQWAEHPSCPPRRPT